The nucleotide sequence CGGACCAACAGGAGGAGCCGGAGTGGCGCTGCCTGCCGGTATCTGAAGTTTTATAATTGCTTTTATTGCTTTTGCCATATATTTTATACTTTTCTTAATTGTAATGAATCTAATTCAACCGGCGTATCTCTTCCAAACATATTGACCAAAACTTTTACCTTTCCTTTTTCTCGATCAACTTCCGAAACCTTGCCGTCAAAATCACTGAATGGCCCATCGGTAATTTTTACTGCGTCCCCTACATTAACCTCTATCTTATACTTAGGCGTATCAACACCCATTCTCTTCTGAAGAGTCTTTATCTCCTCAAGAGAAACAGGTATTGGAGTCGTTCCTGAACCGACAAAACCGGTCACATTGGGAGTATTCCTAACGACATACCAGGAATCATCAGTAACAATCATTTCCACCAAAACATAGCCCGGATATATTTTTTCTTCAATCATCTTTCTCTTGCCGTTCTTTATTTTAATTTTCTTTTCTCTCGGAACTATGACATTAAAAATTTTATCATCCATTCCCAGGGAATCAACTCTTTGCTGTAGATTTTTCGCCACAGCGTCTTCATATCCGGAATAAGTGTGGATGACATACCAATTTTTTTCTTGTGGTAATTTTTGTTTTGACATGATTCTATTTAATTAAAAACTTATCAAGCAAGAAGCCGAATAGCTTATCAAGCCCCCCTAAAAAAGCGGCTACCGCCACAGAAACGCAGATAACAATCATTGTGTATCTGAAAGTCTCCTGGCGAGACGGCCAATTGACTTTTTTTAATTCAACCTTTACTTCTTTCAAAAAATTAACTAATCTGTTAAAAATATTCATACTTTCTTTAAATTAACGTTATTTAAAAAGCCCCTTTGGGCTTCTTTCCCATGTTATCAAAACGAATTTCCCTTGTCAATTTTCCTCCAACTCCTATATGTCAAGATTCTTGACTCTCTTAGCGTGGGTCTGGATAAACTTCTTACGCGGGGAAACCTCTGAACCCATCAATGTGTCAAAAATCTCATCTGTTTCTTTGCCGTCATCAATATGGACTTGAAGCAAAACCCTGTGTTCGGGATTCATAGTCGTCTCCCATAATTCCTCCGCATTCATTTCTCCCAAACCTTTATATCTCTGAATATCAATGCCGGTTGTTTTTTCCATACCCTTAAAAATCGCTATTTGCTGATCTTCGGTATAAGCGTATTTAATATCTTTTCCTGATTTAATTTTATATAACGGTGGCTGGGCGATATAGACATATCCTTTTTCAAGAATTGGCTTGAAATGGCGGTAAAAGAAAGTTAGAAGCAAGGCTCGGATATGGCTTCCGTCAGAATCAGCGTCGCACATTATAATTATTCTGTGATATCTTAATCGTTCTATATCAAAATCATCGCCAATAGCAGTTCCCAAAGCGATAACTAAATTCCTGATTTCTTTTGATGCCAAAACTTTGTCCAAACGGGCTCTTTCTACGTTCAAAACCTTTCCTCTCAAAGGTAATATGGCCTGAAAATGCCTATCCCTAGCCTGTTTACTTGAGCCTCCGGCAGAATCTCCTTCCACCAGATAAAGTTCTGATTCCTCCGGCTTCCTTGAAGTACAATCTGCTAATTTTCCCGGTAAAGCCAATCCCCTTAAAGCCCCTTTTCTTAAGACCGTTTCTTTAGCTACTCGAGCCACATTTCTTGCTCGCTGGGAAAGGGCGCATTTTTCTATAATCGCTTTAGCGTCGTTGGGATTTCTTTCAAGAAAATCGGTTAATGTTTCCCCGACAACTGACTCAACCGCTGTCCTCGCTTCCGGATTTCCAAGTTTTCCCTTGGTCTGTCCTTCAAATTGCGGTTCTCTTATCTTTACCGAAATAACAGCTGTTAATCCCTCCCTTATGTCTTCTCCTGTCAGATTGGGGTCTTTTTCTTTGAGAAGATTATTCTTTCTAGCATAATCATTAAATACCCTGGTTAAAGTAGCTCTAAATCCGGTCAAATGAGTCCCTCCCTCTATAGTGTTGATGTTGTTGGCAAAACTCTCTTCGTAACATTCAAATTCTTCAGTATAGCGGAAAGCTGATTCAACAAAAATATTACTCTTCTCTCCTGAACAATAAAAAATATTTTCGTGGCGAGCCGGAGTTTTTCCCGTCAGATATTTAACATAAGATTCAACCCCTCCTTCAAAGTAAAAAGTATAAGAGGCTTCCGGTTTTTCTCTTTTATCGCGAACATCAATCCTTATCCCTTTGGTCAGATAAGCCTGCTGGCGAAGATGCTTTAATATCTTTTTAAGATTAAATTCTATTTCGGGAAAAATTTCCTGATCAGGCTCAAAAATGATTACCGTTCCTGTTTCCCGGGAAGTCCCTATCTTTTGAACAGCTGTTTTCACTTTTCCCTTAACATATTCTTGGGCAACTTTAATTCCGTCTCTGCTGATTTCCGCCCTTAAATATTTGGAAAGGGCGCAGACGACAGAAAGTCCGACTCCGTGCAGTCCGCCGGAAACCTTATAAGCCTCTCCGCCGAATTTTCCTCCGGCATGGAGAGTAGTCATAACTGTTTCCAAAGACGATTTCTTTGTTTGAGCATGTTTTTCTATCGGAATTCCCCTGCCATTATCTTCGCACCTTACCCTATTATCAGGTAGAAGCTCAACGCTGATCTTATTACAAAAACCGGCCATAGCCTCATCCAAGGAGTTATCAAAAATCTCCCATATCAGATGGTGCAATCCCTCCGGCCCTGTTGAACCAATATACATTCCCGGCCTCTTTCTTACCGGTTCAAGCCCCTCAAGAACATAAATGTCCTTGGCGCCGTAATCAGATTTTTTTGCTTTTATATCTTTTTCCATAAAATTAAATATTTACTTTCTCACTTCCCAACCTGCCTCTACTTCCAATCCCTTAACTATTTTAGCATGAATTTCGTCAATTTCCTCTGGGGATAAAGTCCTGTCGCCGGATTGATAAATTATATGGAAAGCAAGATTCTTTTTCCCTTGAGATATATTATCGCCTTCAAAAATATCAAACAAATCAATCTCTTTGGTGACAACACCCCCAAATTGCTTCATCTTGGCAATAACTTCCGCTATTTTTGTTTTTACAGGCACAAGAACAGCCAGATCCCTCATTGCTGAAGGAAAACGGGATATGGGACAATAATTATTCTCTTCTGAAGACAATTTTTGAAGCGCCTCAAAATCAAGAGTGAAAATTGTTAATGGTCGGGAAATTTTCAGCGCTTTTAAAATTCTCGGCAAAAAACCGCCTAAACAACCGACTGCGCTTTGATTAACATTAATTCTTGCTCCGTTTTCAAACTCCTCATAAGACGCGCCGGCTATGCCCAATTTCTTTAAAAGCAAATTAACAACCCCTTTCATTTCGCAAAACCTCTCCCCCGTCATCATCGCGGTTAATATCCTTTCTTCCGTTATTTTACATTTTTCGTTTTTAGTTTTAATTTTTCTGAATACTTTCCCTAATTCAAAAATATTAATTTCATCAAAATTATTCTGATTAGTCTTGATATTTTTCAATAAACTCACCTCTAAAATAGGCCTCAAATATTTTTGCTCGGAGCTCAATGGATTTTCTATTTCCGTCAAATCGGCAGAATTAAATCCGAATAAATCTTTCTCGTCTTCGCTGATAAATGAATAATTAAAAACTTCGGAAAATCCGATTTCCTTCAAAATATCCTTAGCCCTATCTTCCCAAAAAATATTTTCATTCCTTTCTTCCGGTTTTAAATAAACCATCGGCGCCTGAATGGAAATTTTCTCAAATCCGTAAAATCTCCCCGCCTCCTCCGCCAAATCTTCTTGAATTTTTAAATCCTGCCTGAATGTCGGAACCTTGAACAAAACAGAATCCTTATTTTTTTTAACAACCGCTAAATTCAAATTCTCTAAAATTTTAATGATCCTCTCTTCGGTTATTTCAACTCCGAGTATCTTGCCGACTTTCTCAATGTCTAATTTTATCCGCCAAGGATTAACGGGCTTAGGATAAAAATCAATTCCCCCTGTCACCTTCCCACCGGCCAAATCTTGAATCAAGTTAACTGCTTTCCCTATCGCCTCCATTGTCAGATTAGGGTCTAATCCGTGCTCAAAACGAAGAGAAGCGTCTGTCCTTAACCCCAAACTTCTTGAGCCCTTCCTGATGGCTAAACGGTCAAAATTAGCCGATTCTATTAAAATGTTCTTGCTTCCCGAACCGACTTCTGCTTTTTTACCACCCTTGATTCCGGCGATAGCCAATGGCTCTTCTTCGTCAGCAATAACCAAAATACTTTCATTCAACTTATATTCTTTATCATCTAGTGTAGTTATTTTCTCATTAGCTTTCGCTCGTCTTACGATAATTTTTTTTAGAACTTTGAACTTTGAACTTTGAACTTTGAAATTCACGTCTGAGACTTTGTCAAAGTCGAAGACGTGTAAGGGTTGTCCTGTTTCCAGCATCACATAATTTACAGCATCAACCACGCTGTTTATGGAATTGATTCCGCAAAACTGCAATCTTTCTTTTATTTTTATCGGCGACTCCCCTACCTTAACATTTTCCAATAAAATAGCTGTATAGCGCCGGCAAAGATTTTTCTCCTCAACAACAACCTTAAATTTTCCGCCTTTGCCGCGCCGTAGTCCCGCTTTCAGCGGGACGAAGGCGGGTAGCTTTTTCCCCAAGGCAACTGCTAATTCTCCGGCGATTCCCAAATGACTGAAGCAATCAGCTCTATTGGACAAAACCTTAACATCCAAAACCCAATCATTTCCATTTTTTTTGATTTCTTCTACTTCAAAGCTGTGCTTGATCAATAAATCAGCCGTTTTTTGCGGATCAGGCAACCCCTTCACGTATTTTTTTAACCAATTATATGAAAACAACATATTCTAAAATTGTTTTAGGAATCTTAGGTCGCCGGAATTGAACCAGCGGACATCATCAATTTTATATTTCATCATCACCAATCTGTCCAAGCCGAAGCCAAAAGCAAATCCCGTCCATAGCTTAGAATTCACTCCGGCATTTTTCAAAACATTAGGATGAACCATGCCTGCGCCCATCATTTCTATCCATCCTGTTTGCTTGCAGACTCGGCACCCCTTTCCTCCGCAAATTATACAAGAAAAATCAATTTCAAAACTCGGTTCAGTGAAAGGAAAAAAGCTAGGCCTTAAACGAATTTTTACTTCTCTCTTAAAAAACTTCTTCAGAAACTCCAAAATTACATATTTAAAATTAGCGACATTTATATCCTTATCAACCATTAAACCCTCAACCTGATGAAGTTGGAATTCATGAGAAGCGTCTGTGGCTTCGTTTCTATAAACTCTGCCGGGGATGATTATTCTTAAAGGTGGCTGATGCTCTTTCATATAGCGGATTTGAACCGGACTGGTATGAGGCCTTAAAAGCAATCTTTCGGGACTATCCGGATCTATTGCTTTATCGGATTTAATCCAGAAAGTGTCCCAGCCGTCTTTCGCCGGATGGTCCTTGGCGAAATTCAAAGCATCAAAGTTGTTCCATTGCGTCTCTATCTCCGGCCCGTCAGCGACATTAAAACCCATTGATTTAAAAATACCCTCCACTTCCCGGCGAACCAAAGTAATCGGATGCAAATGGCCTATTTCAATTTTTTTGCCGGGAATAGTGATGTCAAGCCATTCTTCTCCGCTCCCTCCATCTTCCTTCGCCTTAATCTCAACCGCTTTGCTTTTTAGAGCTTCTATCAAAAATGACCTCACTTCGTTCGCTTTCTTACCGACTTCAATTTTTTCTTCTCCGGCCAAATCCTTTAAGGAATGAAAAATCTGAACAAGCTCCCCCTGTTTTTTGTCTAAATATTTTTTCTCAATTTTTTTCAGCTCTTCAATCGCTCCGATTGAATTAATTTCTTCCCCTGCCTGTTTTTTTATTTCTTCAAGTTTCCCGATCATATTATACATTTTACCTCTTTCCCAATAAAAAATCTACTGCTTTTGGGAGCCACTGCTCCATTAAATCCGGCCTCTCCATTTGATGGTCTCCGCCCTTAACAATTATTTGATTGCTGAATTTGAAATTCAAACTTTCCCGCGGAACAGCAGGGTCTTTCTCTCCATGGATATGCAAAACCCTATCGTCCAATTCATTAAACTTTGAAGAAAAATCAATATCTTTCCCTAACAAAAAGTGATCTGCGCCGATATAATTTATTTTTGTCATTTTATCTTTTCTTTCGCAATCAGACAAAAACAATTTTTCCCATTCCATCCTTAATCTTCTCAATTTGACCAGCGAGGANNNNNNNNNNNNNNNNNNNNNNNNNNNNGTTTATTTTCACATCGCCCATCTCTTTCTTAAAATAATCCAGCGCTTTCATAAATTCTTCTACCTGACTATCAATCTTCATCTGACTGAAATCTCCACCCGATAAACCGCAACCGGAAAAATCGAATCTTAAAGACGCAAACATGTTTTCGGCAAGCTTATCAGCTAAGGCCTTAAATTTCTTCTCTGTCGTGGCGCATTTCTCAAATCCGGAAAGACAAATTACTCCGCCATTAACAATGTCACCTGAAACAATAACCCCTCTAAGGTTTTGCTTTTCCGCGTTTAAAAATTCCACCAACTTCGTTTTCATGATCATGGATTTATTTTTAACTTCCTATGCTCCTGTGTCTTTTTAAAACTTAATTTGCTGATAACTGGCTGGCCTGTTTTTACTTCAATTTGTTTTCTGGCATTGCCGGCAATACCGCCACCGTCTCTCGCTACCTGCCGGTTTTTCGGAAATGTCTTTGGTTGGCGTTTTTTAGAAATCTCCGTAGTCGCTGTTTCCGCCAGCATATTCAAAACTAATT is from Candidatus Nealsonbacteria bacterium CG07_land_8_20_14_0_80_39_13 and encodes:
- a CDS encoding transcription termination/antitermination protein NusG, which codes for MSKQKLPQEKNWYVIHTYSGYEDAVAKNLQQRVDSLGMDDKIFNVIVPREKKIKIKNGKRKMIEEKIYPGYVLVEMIVTDDSWYVVRNTPNVTGFVGSGTTPIPVSLEEIKTLQKRMGVDTPKYKIEVNVGDAVKITDGPFSDFDGKVSEVDREKGKVKVLVNMFGRDTPVELDSLQLRKV
- the secE gene encoding preprotein translocase subunit SecE, whose product is MNIFNRLVNFLKEVKVELKKVNWPSRQETFRYTMIVICVSVAVAAFLGGLDKLFGFLLDKFLIK
- the gyrB gene encoding DNA topoisomerase (ATP-hydrolyzing) subunit B, giving the protein MEKDIKAKKSDYGAKDIYVLEGLEPVRKRPGMYIGSTGPEGLHHLIWEIFDNSLDEAMAGFCNKISVELLPDNRVRCEDNGRGIPIEKHAQTKKSSLETVMTTLHAGGKFGGEAYKVSGGLHGVGLSVVCALSKYLRAEISRDGIKVAQEYVKGKVKTAVQKIGTSRETGTVIIFEPDQEIFPEIEFNLKKILKHLRQQAYLTKGIRIDVRDKREKPEASYTFYFEGGVESYVKYLTGKTPARHENIFYCSGEKSNIFVESAFRYTEEFECYEESFANNINTIEGGTHLTGFRATLTRVFNDYARKNNLLKEKDPNLTGEDIREGLTAVISVKIREPQFEGQTKGKLGNPEARTAVESVVGETLTDFLERNPNDAKAIIEKCALSQRARNVARVAKETVLRKGALRGLALPGKLADCTSRKPEESELYLVEGDSAGGSSKQARDRHFQAILPLRGKVLNVERARLDKVLASKEIRNLVIALGTAIGDDFDIERLRYHRIIIMCDADSDGSHIRALLLTFFYRHFKPILEKGYVYIAQPPLYKIKSGKDIKYAYTEDQQIAIFKGMEKTTGIDIQRYKGLGEMNAEELWETTMNPEHRVLLQVHIDDGKETDEIFDTLMGSEVSPRKKFIQTHAKRVKNLDI
- the pheT gene encoding phenylalanine--tRNA ligase subunit beta; its protein translation is MLFSYNWLKKYVKGLPDPQKTADLLIKHSFEVEEIKKNGNDWVLDVKVLSNRADCFSHLGIAGELAVALGKKLPAFVPLKAGLRRGKGGKFKVVVEEKNLCRRYTAILLENVKVGESPIKIKERLQFCGINSINSVVDAVNYVMLETGQPLHVFDFDKVSDVNFKVQSSKFKVLKKIIVRRAKANEKITTLDDKEYKLNESILVIADEEEPLAIAGIKGGKKAEVGSGSKNILIESANFDRLAIRKGSRSLGLRTDASLRFEHGLDPNLTMEAIGKAVNLIQDLAGGKVTGGIDFYPKPVNPWRIKLDIEKVGKILGVEITEERIIKILENLNLAVVKKNKDSVLFKVPTFRQDLKIQEDLAEEAGRFYGFEKISIQAPMVYLKPEERNENIFWEDRAKDILKEIGFSEVFNYSFISEDEKDLFGFNSADLTEIENPLSSEQKYLRPILEVSLLKNIKTNQNNFDEINIFELGKVFRKIKTKNEKCKITEERILTAMMTGERFCEMKGVVNLLLKKLGIAGASYEEFENGARINVNQSAVGCLGGFLPRILKALKISRPLTIFTLDFEALQKLSSEENNYCPISRFPSAMRDLAVLVPVKTKIAEVIAKMKQFGGVVTKEIDLFDIFEGDNISQGKKNLAFHIIYQSGDRTLSPEEIDEIHAKIVKGLEVEAGWEVRK
- a CDS encoding phenylalanine--tRNA ligase subunit alpha; its protein translation is MIGKLEEIKKQAGEEINSIGAIEELKKIEKKYLDKKQGELVQIFHSLKDLAGEEKIEVGKKANEVRSFLIEALKSKAVEIKAKEDGGSGEEWLDITIPGKKIEIGHLHPITLVRREVEGIFKSMGFNVADGPEIETQWNNFDALNFAKDHPAKDGWDTFWIKSDKAIDPDSPERLLLRPHTSPVQIRYMKEHQPPLRIIIPGRVYRNEATDASHEFQLHQVEGLMVDKDINVANFKYVILEFLKKFFKREVKIRLRPSFFPFTEPSFEIDFSCIICGGKGCRVCKQTGWIEMMGAGMVHPNVLKNAGVNSKLWTGFAFGFGLDRLVMMKYKIDDVRWFNSGDLRFLKQF